One Thalassotalea hakodatensis DNA segment encodes these proteins:
- the rodZ gene encoding cytoskeleton protein RodZ, whose product MTTNEHLEIQTEEPKTLGPGEMLAQARKKMGLSELDVAERLNFRKALVGEIEQDIFDASLPATFNRGYLKSYAKLVNLPEKEVLASYETLNIGSTQDKQGTFMQSFSKETEKQAENSRLMWLTYLILAALVGSSVIWWIQDAKQSQKTAVVDTTSSTEEQSSSIEQPILTTVDVDEQTENKIIDETNIAPLSETLKATTENKITTQASSEQSSTEVLQQADNAISNDVPLTNDSVTEKSIASTGVAEPNEQLSLTSSNEPLTSAQFTFSGDCWVNIYDATGERVAWGIKKTGYVMNISGQAPFKVTLGKPELVTIAFQGDNIDMSQFSRGNIAKFTLPLDAENQAE is encoded by the coding sequence ATGACGACAAACGAACATTTAGAAATACAAACTGAAGAACCAAAAACTTTAGGCCCAGGAGAAATGCTTGCTCAAGCACGCAAAAAAATGGGGTTAAGTGAATTGGATGTTGCGGAACGATTGAACTTCAGGAAAGCTTTAGTTGGTGAAATAGAACAAGATATTTTTGACGCGTCATTGCCTGCCACCTTCAACCGTGGCTATTTAAAAAGCTATGCTAAGCTGGTTAATCTTCCTGAAAAAGAAGTGTTAGCAAGCTATGAAACACTTAATATTGGTTCTACGCAAGATAAGCAAGGCACATTCATGCAAAGTTTTTCGAAGGAAACTGAAAAACAAGCAGAAAATAGCAGACTGATGTGGCTAACGTATTTGATCCTTGCGGCACTTGTTGGTTCAAGTGTGATTTGGTGGATACAAGATGCGAAACAAAGCCAGAAAACAGCAGTTGTTGACACAACATCTAGTACAGAAGAGCAATCCAGTTCCATTGAGCAACCAATATTAACAACAGTAGATGTTGACGAACAAACCGAAAATAAAATTATTGATGAAACGAACATAGCGCCTCTATCGGAAACCTTAAAAGCGACGACTGAAAACAAGATAACAACTCAGGCAAGTTCAGAACAATCATCAACTGAAGTACTTCAACAAGCTGATAATGCTATCTCTAATGATGTACCATTAACTAACGATTCCGTAACGGAAAAGAGTATAGCCAGTACCGGTGTTGCAGAACCTAACGAACAGTTATCTCTAACATCTTCAAATGAACCACTAACGTCTGCCCAATTTACTTTTTCAGGCGATTGCTGGGTCAATATCTATGACGCAACAGGCGAACGTGTGGCATGGGGTATTAAAAAAACGGGCTATGTTATGAATATATCAGGGCAGGCACCGTTTAAAGTTACTTTAGGAAAGCCAGAATTGGTGACGATTGCTTTTCAAGGTGACAATATTGATATGTCGCAATTTTCCCGTGGCAACATTGCGAAATTTACCTTGCCACTCGATGCAGAAAATCAAGCAGAGTAA
- the pilW gene encoding type IV pilus biogenesis/stability protein PilW: MDNFLRTMTCLIIFLGLTGCVTQTYENDKNTPVIQNESSNNEIAMTRISLGLGYLKMGNTTQAKLNLEKAKRSAPKLVQVHTAFAHYYDTVGEPKLATQAYEKALSINSDDPDTLNNYGVFLCKQEKYALAEQKMLKAIAVPTYLLVAKSYENLALCQLDADAFDKAEHYLHKSIQHSPSNASTILHMMRLQYAKGDYQLAEQYLKRYEKATRRFMPEALALAFKTYQKQNKAGVAKNYASMLVKMFPQSFQAKQFLLNGLDHTEADELAEKYQLLTKPLLLNKKKKRVVKLSPKGYSAESKNVNAKKRNNTKKFARDRSKTDEKTVQSVSHVDSKKAENKVTLSNESITTNEKKSSIPQHIVKKGDTLFSITVKYNIHMKALERWNNFSRNQSIKIGDVILLADPKK, from the coding sequence ATGGATAATTTTCTGAGAACAATGACTTGTTTGATCATCTTTTTAGGTTTAACGGGCTGTGTCACCCAAACTTATGAAAATGATAAAAACACGCCCGTGATACAAAATGAATCATCGAACAATGAAATTGCGATGACCAGAATATCATTAGGGCTTGGCTATTTAAAAATGGGTAATACCACGCAGGCTAAACTTAATTTAGAAAAAGCAAAACGTTCAGCGCCTAAACTTGTTCAAGTACATACTGCCTTTGCTCATTATTATGATACTGTTGGTGAGCCAAAACTAGCAACTCAAGCTTACGAGAAAGCGTTATCAATTAATAGTGATGACCCAGATACATTGAATAATTACGGTGTCTTTCTTTGTAAACAAGAGAAATATGCACTTGCTGAACAGAAAATGTTAAAGGCTATTGCCGTTCCTACGTATTTATTAGTGGCAAAAAGTTATGAAAATTTGGCATTATGTCAACTTGACGCGGATGCGTTTGACAAGGCCGAACATTATTTACATAAATCAATTCAGCACAGTCCAAGTAATGCCTCTACGATTTTACACATGATGCGCTTACAATATGCAAAGGGCGATTATCAATTAGCTGAGCAGTACTTAAAAAGGTATGAGAAAGCCACCCGACGTTTTATGCCAGAAGCGTTAGCATTAGCGTTTAAAACCTATCAGAAACAAAATAAAGCGGGTGTTGCCAAAAATTACGCGAGTATGTTAGTGAAAATGTTTCCGCAATCATTCCAAGCAAAGCAATTTTTACTCAATGGGCTTGATCATACAGAAGCTGACGAGTTAGCTGAAAAATACCAATTATTAACAAAGCCATTACTTCTGAATAAAAAGAAAAAGCGTGTGGTTAAGCTATCACCTAAAGGGTATAGTGCTGAGTCAAAAAATGTAAACGCGAAAAAACGTAATAATACTAAAAAATTTGCGCGTGATAGAAGTAAAACGGATGAAAAAACTGTTCAGTCAGTAAGCCATGTAGATAGTAAAAAAGCAGAAAACAAGGTGACACTGTCGAATGAGAGTATCACGACAAATGAAAAAAAATCGTCAATCCCTCAACACATTGTGAAAAAGGGTGACACGTTATTCTCCATTACGGTGAAATATAATATTCACATGAAAGCGTTAGAACGCTGGAATAACTTTTCTCGAAATCAATCAATTAAGATAGGTGATGTTATTTTACTTGCTGATCCTAAGAAGTAA
- a CDS encoding bifunctional tRNA (adenosine(37)-C2)-methyltransferase TrmG/ribosomal RNA large subunit methyltransferase RlmN, with protein MSEAATIVQPTMTKVNLLNFDHQGLREYFASIGEKPFRADQVMKWMYHFGYDDFEQMTNLNKKLREKLSRNCEIQAPEISQKQVSTDGTIKYALKLEGGQEVETVWIPENNRATLCVSSQVGCALECTFCSTAQQGFNRNLSVAEIIGQVWRVANDIGATRIAGKRPITNIVMMGMGEPLLNMKNLLPALDNMLNDLGYGLSKRRVTVSTSGVVPALAMLKEKIDCALAISIHAPNDELRNELVPINKKYPLQDFLAASRQYIDGSKAQKAVTVEYVMIQEVNDSTEHAHELAHALKDTPSKVNLIPFNPYPGSPYQRSSNSRIDRFDKVLQSYGYTVITRRTRGDDIDAACGQLAGEVLDRTKRTAAIAEHANEKKQVKAEQISVKIV; from the coding sequence ACCGTTCCGTGCTGATCAAGTCATGAAATGGATGTACCATTTTGGGTACGACGATTTTGAACAAATGACAAATTTGAATAAAAAATTGCGTGAAAAATTATCGCGTAACTGTGAAATTCAAGCGCCAGAAATCTCGCAAAAACAAGTATCAACTGATGGCACCATAAAGTACGCGTTAAAGTTAGAGGGTGGTCAAGAAGTTGAAACGGTTTGGATCCCTGAAAATAATCGTGCAACCTTATGCGTTTCTTCACAAGTAGGTTGTGCCTTAGAGTGTACTTTTTGTTCAACAGCTCAGCAGGGTTTTAATCGTAATTTATCCGTCGCTGAAATTATTGGCCAAGTCTGGCGCGTTGCGAATGATATTGGTGCAACTCGTATTGCTGGTAAGCGACCAATCACTAACATAGTGATGATGGGGATGGGTGAACCATTATTAAACATGAAAAACTTACTGCCAGCGCTTGATAACATGTTAAACGATCTAGGTTATGGTTTATCTAAACGTCGTGTAACTGTGAGTACATCAGGCGTTGTTCCTGCACTTGCTATGTTAAAAGAAAAAATTGACTGTGCCTTGGCTATTTCAATACACGCACCAAATGATGAATTACGAAACGAACTAGTGCCAATCAATAAAAAATATCCACTACAAGACTTTCTAGCAGCATCTCGTCAATATATCGATGGCTCAAAAGCACAAAAAGCAGTGACCGTTGAGTATGTGATGATACAAGAAGTGAATGACTCTACAGAACATGCACATGAACTCGCTCATGCATTGAAAGACACTCCAAGTAAGGTCAACTTAATTCCTTTTAATCCTTACCCAGGTTCGCCGTATCAACGTTCAAGTAATTCACGTATTGATAGATTTGACAAAGTGTTACAAAGTTATGGTTATACCGTGATCACAAGGCGCACGCGAGGTGATGATATTGATGCCGCGTGTGGACAGCTTGCCGGCGAGGTTTTAGACCGTACAAAACGTACTGCAGCCATCGCAGAACACGCAAATGAAAAAAAACAGGTGAAAGCTGAACAAATTTCAGTGAAAATAGTCTGA